In Lactuca sativa cultivar Salinas chromosome 5, Lsat_Salinas_v11, whole genome shotgun sequence, the DNA window ATGGGTTAACTAATCTTACTAAGTGTACATGTAAAGCTACTGATAGTTGTAAGAGTCATTAAAAACTTATGAAGTTGATGCAATTTTTGAGTGGTTTAGATGATTCTTATAATCAAGTTAAGAGTCATATCTTGTTAATGGATCCTCTTCCTTctgtcaaaactgctttctccTTAGTATCTTGTGAGGAGTGAAATAAAAAACATGGGTCTAATATTTTAAATTCAAATTCTAAGACCTCTGGTTCCGCTTTTGTATCTAAGTTTGTTGATCAGAAAAAGTCCAAGTCCAAGGGTCAAATACTGCAGTGTAAAAACTGTGGTCTTAAAGGTTATTCTATTGATAAATGTTACGAAATTATTGGTTATCCAAAGGATTACAAGCCAAGTTCCGAAGTTGgtaatcaaaacaaaattttttctAGTAATTCAACTTTTGTTTTTCAAATTGAATCCTATGGGTCTAGAGCTAGTCATAGTAGTAATGATTGTCATTTTTTAACTAATGAGCAATATTCTAAGTTTCTCAGTCTCATTGGTGACAATAAGCAAGGGTTAGATGATACATCTGTCAATGCCAATATGGCAGGCATTTCATGTAACTCATTTATTGATAATAAATGTTCTAAATGGGTTGTTGACTCTGGAGCTAGCCAACATATGATTAGTCCTGAGTCACATCTCCAAGATTCAAATGATGTTTCTAGACTAAATATAAGGGTTAGTCACCCAAATGGATCTTCTGCTCAAATTAATAAAATTGGGAATATGCAGTTATCAAGTTCTGTTACATTGTTTGATGTCTTTGTTATTCCAGATTTCAATGTTAATTTGTTATTTGTTCATAAGTTGTGCAAGGACAGCAAATGTGAAGTTGTTTTTAATGAACATAATTTTCATATTCAGGATTCAGAGTCCAAGGGGACGGTGGAGACTGGTAATCAATCTGTTGGTCTTTATTATCTTGATCCATATGTGGCAGGTAGTGGGTCCTTTGTTTCTAAGAATGTTTGTTGTGTTTCTAAATTTACCAGGCATAGTAGACTTGGTCATCCTACTGACCAAGATTTAAACATTCTTAGGAATAAAATTAAGTTTAGTAATGTTTCTCTACCACCTTGTGAGGTTTGTCACAAATCTAAACAAACTAGGGATTCATTTCATAACAGTCTGCATATTACAAAATCCCTTGGAGAGATTATTCATTTGGATGTGTGGGGACCTTATAGAGTTGAGTGTGTAGGAGGATTTAGATTCTTTTTAACTATTGTAGATGATTACACTAGAGCTACTTGGGTTTTTCTCCTTAAGTCCAAAGATGAAGTTTTTCAAAATTATgtgatatttttttaatatgttaaaagatcaGTTTCAAGTTATTGTTAAAACTATAAGAACTGACAATGGAACTGAATTTATTAATTctcgttttaaaacatttggtgATAGTCATGGTATTATTCATCAAACTTCTTGTGTTTACACTCCACTACAGAATGGAGTTCTAGAGAGGAAACATCGGCATATTCTTAATGTTGCTAGGTCTTTAATGTTTCAATCAGGAGTTCCACTAAAGTACTGGGGTGATGCTATTCTCACAtcagtttttttaattaatagaactcCTTCTTCTGTTTTAAAAGGACTTTCTCCGCATGAGTTAGTTTATAAAAAGTCACCTAATTTTGATAATCTTCGTGTGTTTGGGTGTATGTGCTTTACTACTAATCTAAATAATTCTGATAAGTTTTCTCCTCGTTCTGAAAAATGTGTTTTTATGGGTTACTCTTTAGATAAGAAAGGGTATAAAGTCTTGAGTCTTGATTCAAAATCTATGTTTGTTTCCAAGATGTTAAGTTCTACGAATATGTGTTTCCATTCAGAATGTAGAGTCATGTTTTCACTAAATCTAATGATGTTTCTAGTGGGTCTGACCCATTTTCCGATGATGATCCTGTTATTTCTAAAAATTATGTTGATGATAGTGTGTCTAATAGAACTCAAGGACTGGATCATCATTTAGATGGTGCTAGTTCTCCTTTAAGTCCTAGTAGAACAAATATTATAGGAAAATAGACAGATAGTAGTTTAAGATTTAAAGAGTACAATGTGCCTTTGATTGATGGGTCTGGTCCTAGTTCTGTTAGTTCTCCTGATTCTTCTGTTAGGACTGAGGAAAATATTTCTTTTATTCCTGATTCTTCTGATACTGAGTCTATTGGTCTTATTCGTACTAGAAGAGAAACTAGATTTCCATCTAAATTTAGTGATTATATTGTAGAAGGAAAATATAAATATGGAATTGAAAAAACTCTTAATTATTTAAAGTTAACTTCTGAAAATAAATGTTTTGTTTCTAGTCTTGATAAAACTGTTGAACCTCAATCGTTTTATGAGGCATCACTTAATCCTGAATGAATTAAAGCTATGAATCAGAAAATGGAAGCTCTGTATAGAAACAATACCTCGATAATAATAGATTTCCCTAAAAATAGGAAACCTATAGGATGTCGCTGGATATATAAGATAAAGTATAAAGAAAATGGAGAAATAGAAAGATATAAGGCTAGGTTAGTAGCTAAAGGTTATAATCAAAAGGTAGGTATTGACTATAGGGAGACTTTTGCTCCTATTGCCAAAATTGTTACTATACGTGTTGTTATTACTTTGGTTGTGAATTCGAATTGGAATTTGTATAAGTTTGAAATTAATAATGCTTTCTTGTATGGGTCTCTTGAAGAAGATGTTTATATGTCTTTACCTCCTGGTTATCATAGTAAAAATGACAACAAAGTTTGTAAACTGTTAAAATCTTTGTATGGTTTAAAACAGGCTCTAATAAAGTGGAATGAAAGTTTAAGTAACTCTTTAATTAGTTTTGGTTTTAAACAAAGTTATAATGATTATTCTATGTTTGTTAAGGTTTCAGGAAAATTAGTTGTTATACTTTtagtatatgttgatgatattattgttACATGAAATTGTGAAAATGAAATAACAAAAGTAAAAGAATTTTTGAAATCACAATTTCTTATAAAAGATTTGGGAAAGTTCAAATATTTTTTGGGTATTGAAGTGGTTAATGTTCCAAGTGGAATTTGTTTGTGTCAAAGGAAGTATTGTTTGGAGCTTTTGCATGATTTTGGTATGTTAAGCTGCAAGCCTGTTAAGACTCCTCTTGAGTCAAATATTGTCTTTGATGTTAACAAAGATGTTTTGGTAGAAAATGTTACTGATTTTCAAAAGTTAGTTGGTAAACTTATTTACTTAACTATTACTAGGCCTGACATTGCATATGATGTGCATGTTTTGAGTTAGTATATGCATAGCCTACTAAAGCTCATTTTCAGGTTGCAATGAGGTTATTAAGATATCTTAAACTCTGTCCAGATAAAGGTGTGAGTTTTTTGAAATCTCAGTCAAATAAGTTGGTATTAAAAGGTTTTTCTGATGCTGATTGGGCAAAAAGGTTGTTTTCTAGAAAGTCAGTAACTGGTTATGTACTGTTTTTTTTGGTAATTCACCTGTTTCttggaaaagtaaaaaaaaaagtctACAATATCTCGTTCTTCTACAGAGTCTGAGTATAGAGCATTAAGCTCTTTATCATGTGAATTGATCTGGATTCTGAAAATTCTTTATGACATTGGTTTTAAAGTTTCTATTCCTGTGaatattttttgtgataatgagtcAGCTATTATGCTAGCTATGAATCCAGTTTTTCATGATAAGACAAAACATTTTGATATTGATTTTCACTTTATAAGGGAAAAAATTGTTAAAGGAGTTGTAAAATTGGTTCTTCTGATCAAGTAGCAGATATATTTACTAAGTCTCTTATGTGTTCACAACATGAGAGTCTTAGTGATAAGCTTTGTTGATAAATCCTTTTTCTTCTAAATAATTACTTTCAAAATGTTTAGTTTGAGGGGGGCTGTAAAAATATATAATCTGAATGATTCAAACTAAcatttttatattaattatatatttgtatAGTTTGTGTTTATCTGAGGGGTGTTACAGGTATAATTAGAATGTTGAAGGATTTAAAGTGTAATGTTCAAGTTGTTGGCTCGGGTTAACACGCGGGTCATTGGGTAGCAGGTGACCCGAATACTTAAAGGCTACGAGAGCTTGAGAAGAttcattattcattcatttagctCTGTAATTCTCTCATGTTTCTCTcattttagggtttcatcataTACAGGGTTTTCTCTGTATCTTGTTAATAAGTTCATTGTTCTTGATCTTTTTATCATATTAGGTTGAGTGAATCATTGTTGAGAGTAGTGTAGGGTTTTTGTAGTGAGGTTTGTATTGTATGTTTGTGAAAACCACCTGTCTGTTAATCCTCAAATGATATAATAGATTGTGATGTTGGGTATCTTGAGTTTTTAGTAGTTTTTACAATATTGGATATCACTAGACATAAGATGTACATTAGTTAATTAAGATAGAGTATAAGACACTTCTTCTCCCCTCTCCTGTTGACTTTCGGCCGAACCCATCCTTTAGGGATGGGTTGTTGTTTTTTTTCATGTCACACTTCAATTATCATGCCTCTATGTCTATCACTTCATGTAAGATAAGGTATGGTCATTTGATCTCACTTGTGAGTATAAAAAAAGTGCATGAGGCTTGCTTTTTGTTGCTTCTTTTCCTTTGGTTTTGCTCTTAAAACCATATACTCTCTCTATCTCTCCCGCCGCTCTCTTTTGAAGACTTGATGCAAGTGTTGGTGATTAAGAAGTACTTCTCCTTTAGTGCTTAATTGTGTTAAGAACATAAGTCTTATGGTGTACTTCATTCAAGATTAGAACTAGCATTCAAAAGTGTCTCACTCTTGATGGTGGGTACATTGTAGAGAAACTCTCTTGATTTTTTGCTATTTTCACCAACTCCCCATTTCGAAGTGGGATCAAAGGCTCCAAATGTTGTCTTCTTAAAATCCAATGTATTGTTAAAATCTTTCTAGTTCATATATTTGGATCCTCTTGGTGGTTTTGTTAAAATGATCTAAAAACAAATTAgttatttttaaagtcttccCTTTTCAGTTTATAAATTGCTTTATAAAAAGGATCGTTTTAAGCTTCCCAacacctatcagtggtatcaacgcctattatatatttttagaaaTATTTATTTACGTGTTTGATAACATTTGGTTTTGGAAAATATGCTTGGTATTTCTTTTGGCAAAGAGATCACCAAATATATTTTCTATCACAACTTGTTGTTTTTATAATCGTTATTTTTATGCAACCAATTTCTTCATGCATTTGGTTTtataaagttgtcttagaaaaacaaagtttttGTTTGTATATTTCATATGATGTTGTTGTGTATAAACCAACCATAGGATAATTGTGTTGGTTTGGttgattattatttatttataagatgtaatagataaatagttattttttcatttgtttattttatatgttataaattagttaactagttgtattcttatttttttttttaccagaTTTAACAAGTTGAAGAAATGACCATCTTGAAGATGACTTAACCACTTGAGACTATAATCCAAACATTTAGTTTCTACTCTTGGGTTTAGGCTTAATTGTAGTCTTAATGGTTCAAGTGTCATCACAACACATGTAGCATTGAAGTTCTTTTTGTATGCAAGAGTTGTCTTGACAAGTTGGAACTTTAAGACCATTCGAAGTGTACCATAAGTCCTAAGAAATGACTTAATAATTCTTGTGTTAGCTCACAAAAATTATTATTAGTTTATGACTTggtttatacatattttatatacatgcttgtgtttattttatgttgttatatgttatgttttgCGTATGAAAATAGTTTTTACATGTCAataacatgttatcataaaataacATCAACTGGAGTTTgaaaaattaatatttaaaagataacataagatgtttataaatgagtttttattaaatcattttaaaacgtttaaaattgagtttttgttaaaaataatttttatggtAAAACCCTTAATAAGGAACTTTAAAATAGTTAAATTGgtttaaaatatgtttaaattttATCTAAACTCCATGTCTTTTATAATAAACAAtagttttattaaaaagactaaaaatcattttataataACATCAAACTATAATACTAGATGTTATTTTTGCGTCAAAACTTTATATATGatgttaattttttaatttaacgCAACATGTTGATCTTATGTTTTATGTATGCTAAATGAGATTTACAACATTATTAACATCACTTTAGTTTTGgatcaaaaaatgattttttttatcacATGATTTGTaaattgagtttataaaataaaatgagtttttatTCTATAAATTCGTTTAGTCAAAAGATTTTGATTATTAAAAagatatttaaaattttgatttttaaactcttcCAAAACTCCAAGTCTTAACTATAAAATGAAGTTTATTAAAAGAGTATAATCAGTTCTTAAAAGCTCTCTACGACTAAATCTTAAATATAAGATATTTGTTTATAGTTGATTGCGGCTAACGATTAATAAAATGAAGTTTAATTTGGAACCTAAACAACTTTATACAGGAGATATGATTCTTACAAAAGGTATATCAATTATTGGATGTATGCAATAATCATGAGACTATGTTTTTATAACTATATTTGTAAGacatatataaaaacattttcttaaaAATGCAATTTGATGTCgtccttttgaagaacacttgtgCGTAGTTTGCATTGTCTTTGTGCCACAGTGTCACGGACCAAGTTTCTGGAAAATTCTACAATCGTCTAGAGAACTCCGAAACAATCAAATATACTCGAGAAGTCTCCGAAGAGATCAGGAATGCTCTACGAGACCCTGGAAGATGCTAGAATATTGTAGATGTTCGTGTAACAAAGGAGAACGATCCAGAATAATCAAGAGGACGCTAGACGAAGCTAGAACGACCCGGAAGACTTTGGAAGGATCTAGAACATGCTAGATCATACAAGAATGATTTGGATAACGTCGGGACGACTTAGAGATTTCTAGAGCATCGTATACAAGTCTACCATATTCTAGAGTCTTGTAAAATCTATGTATATAACAGGAAGAGTCTAGATTAGTCATGAATGATCGGGACCTAGAAACTTCCATTTGAGGAGGTGTaaggttcctataaatagggggagGACTCATTTGTCCAAACCATCAAGAAGTTGCCTTGTAAAGAAGTTGAGTTATATAATAGAAGCTTTATTGAAGTGTCCCTTGTCGTAACTCTTGCTTCCTAAGTTCGTTAGTACATCTAGATCGTCGAAGTTAGCCTGACTTAGTCGGAGAAGCACTAAGTGGCACATGGTATTGACTAGTCTAAAAGAGTCATCCTGTGAcacgtggtatcagagccaggttcgAGCAAGCAAGAGACCATTATGATGGAAGCAGCAAGTGAagtatgttggattaatgtctaagtccataactatatttggtatgtacttgacccgacccggcatggtccatttgggttgcacttcaccgacacaatttatatggataatcttttgagaatagtatgtttatgattaatattaatatattataggttctaatatattaatatggaatcatattatttaattagtattgatcaagaattaatttagaattaattaagtgatcaaaaggaactaattaaatatggactcttatatatatggaatgggccaagttcatttaggttgggctaagctttcatggatagtccatggagtgtttaacccatgtatcctaggaaatgaaaggtcatgggtattagggtataaccctaatcctccacactatataaagatgtccatggttggtgaaattggcactagtgtggtacactaagaagggctagccaatttcactagagagaaccaagtatccatattctctaaagtcttccaaggtgtcttggtgatttgtgattccacttgaggcttccacactattggggctaagatcttaaagcttgaagacatcaagctacatcaaaaggtatgtcatctaactagtacttcgtagattaagaacatcataatatgctagttaggattaaagccttggaaagttcttatttgcatgtataatagagaaaacatagatacaaggtttatagggttgcatgtacaccataggagtgttagaatgctcaaaacccaacaatggtatcagagcctaggcttgttttcttgttatactagCAAAAGAAgcttaaaaaatcgaaattgttgcggtctgatcatcagactcggcgagtccatcaggagactcggcgagtccatgcctaaaaagtgatcaaatcgatccaactcgccgagttggttcatgcactcgacgagttggacccccagacagcgtaaattcgacttttttggctggaattggactaggaacattaccaaagatgttttggacttataaaattgttttttgatgtggtaatgttcatgctaatccaattttaaagataattgtcaatagattcatgttttgtattagttttaaagtgttactctaattacatggaaaagtttgatttgaattatcttgtttatatgagttgcttagattaatagaagttatgtgaaattgttgttttcaatccaaattaatctatgaactgattctaaaatgtgtttttgtaacttgtcctcaatttatatgaaaagtcacatttaagaatcataaaactcataaaagttggcaaaggttacaaaaatgaagagtctagttctaattaaatggttttatgactccataacttgtcctcaagttatggaggaccaagagtcacttcatttaataaaataaaataaaataaaaaaggtgtaaccttaattaattccataagttataaaataaagaaaagttaattcttttattagtttaaagtcttccataacttgtcctcaagttatggaacttgaagagttttttaattaaaactactttaaacacataagttgtggaataagaaaagttttgaaagttacaaaacttgccctcaagttttggaatttgaaaagttttctcttatgaatactttaattccaagttagcccttagaattttaaagagttaaaattcaacccttatactttataatattataagttaataatatatatatatatatatatatatatatatatatatatatatatatatatatatgtataagagtaaagtcagtcttaccgctagtacgcctcattcacgaagccggtctataaggtgggtataaggttgttgcctataaaatggcaacttaatgggtgttcactctcacccaccgcttgcttgactggtggagggtcgttagccgaacgggtttgataggactagaattctcccttcattaaaagtattaatgataaatactaagtaactaaactcttaataatacccaatcctagttacttaggaaaatgtgaataaggtgctaatccatgaaattacactttgctctttgtttaagttggttagtggagcgtgtgtggttaaccgacacactaactcgtatttaacaaggtaggcaaatggtaacttaatgtttatcatagtatcgatggagcgtgtgtggttaaccgacacatcgattgaggggtaaacacttaagggtaccaagtaatttgcatggttacttcacaccttgttttgtgatccttggcatcctagtcacaaaacctgaagggcacactcgagattgaaacatgccattggacagttcaatgaatctcaaaagatctaggagtttcaaattaaattaaaacctaataatatatatttcgtttttcatggtggaaattggtgaattgtcattcacctaccttcaaatattttatagcttggattatggcatccctcttctaagttataaaatagtttgttgggtcctagccttaatatttcatattgggtgtcatattaaggactttagatcaactatctttaatatctcccaaaagatgtctggtttagacagttatgatcttcccaaatctcttgaaacaagctttcctaaatgaagatgatgtcccttggaaatcatacttctttcacctcctccaattattctccctaacccacaagttcttgaaaagtttaaggtcactcaagccctactggcacgtcaaggtctaggtgtggtcacgtcttggagatgtagtcacatgttgacaagccgagagagttgggtgtcaaagtcttgagaaagttggtggttcaatcactttctaagtcacatagtgagttcctttgggacacctatgaaacaaactatgacaagac includes these proteins:
- the LOC111885459 gene encoding uncharacterized protein LOC111885459, whose protein sequence is MTSSGVECSSGSGDKTDPTVNFDDPLYVHPSDNTVTSVIIFKLLGTENFRIWRSSMVRALKARNKLGFVDGTVSKPVKDPVKESKWERANAITCSWILGSISENLYANHACLESAYDLWNELNETYHKTDGSVIFNVHQKIVSHSQDDSYNQVKSHILLMDPLPSVKTAFSLFLSLIGDNKQGLDDTSVNANMAGISCNSFIDNKCSKWVVDSGASQHMISPESHLQDSNDVSRLNIRVSHPNGSSAQINKIGNMQLSSSVTLFDVFVIPDFNDSESKGTVETGNQSVGLYYLDPYVADQFQVIVKTIRTDNGTEFINSRFKTFGDSHGIIHQTSCVYTPLQNGVLERKHRHILNVARSLMFQSGVPLKYWGDAILTSVFLINRTPSSVLKGLSPHELVYKKSPNFDNLRVFGCMCFTTNLNNSDKFSPRSEKCVFMGYSLDKKGYKVLSLDSKSIGSDPFSDDDPVISKNYVDDSVSNRTQGLDHHLDDSSLRFKEYNVPLIDGSGPSSVSSPDSSVRTEENISFIPDSSDTESIGLIRTRRETRFPSKFSDYIVEGKYKYGIEKTLNYLKLTSENKCFVSSLDKTVEPQSFYEASLNPE